The genomic interval GACCAGTACTATGTTGGTTCCAACAACTCCATTCAGGTCAATGGTCATcattatctttttctttcactttATAATTCAACTGAATTCGgtgattttgaatttgtttcaaTGATATTTTTTGGAAATGCAGGGAGCTTGTGTTCAAAATGTGCTAGATTCACTTATACCGGCCTTGTTGGCAGACAAGAATCGCAAGTTCATTTATGTTGAACAGGCAAGATTACTATGCATTCCATATTGCAATGCAATCTTCTATTTCCTTACTCGTATattattacttaataaaaatgcTATTGGTAccgatattttattttaatttctcttcATAAAACATGATTTTAGTTAGGTGAGAAAGGTGTATTATTTTGTCActttcacaataatttttatactggattatttatgtataataCTCATCTTCATCGTGCCGATTAATTaagaagataaataaatatgggGAAAAACAGGGAACAAAATTGAAGTCATAATTAAACTCAATGAATGTAACTACATACTCGAAATAATTGAAGTCATAAACCCTAAGTCAGTTGTTTGCATTTTCCACTGGGATCATGAATGAAGTTATAGATGTTCATTGCTTGTATTTTATTGCAGGCATTCTTCCAGCGTTGGTGGAGAGAGCAGAGTGAGGTTGTCCAGAAAACAGTCAAGCAGCTGGTCAACTCTGGTCAATTGGAGTTCATGTATTCATCCATTTCATTTTTCTGCACACAAAAGAGTGTGTTTGGTCGAGTAGGTTGAAATGGAAAATGGAGAAGTCAAAATTTGTAACTTATCTACTTTTCCACTCCATCATATCAACCAAGCACACATGTGATGTTAATTAAACTAATGGAAGTTCAAATGTCagtatttttgtttttccattATTGGATGTCATGGAAAATCTATGTAGCACCAATATTTCATATTGAAGACATGTATAGTGTTTAACACGTGTCGCTGACACATGTTGTTGTATTCAATcacttctattttcttaaattattactgATGTCTACGAGTAAGTGTCGTTGTCATATCCAATATTGGGTGTTTCGTAGTTGAAAATTGATATCTGATCATTATCCATCTTCTTGATAGGATTCAATCTCTACTCCAGCTTGCATAAAATGATTCTTGAGATTTCTGATTGCAGAAATGGTGGTATGTGTATGCATGATGAGGCTGCTACACATTACATCGACATGATTGATCAGACAACCCTTGGACATCGATTCATCAAAGAAGAATTTGGTGTAACTCCAAGAATAGGATGGCAAATCGACCCATTTGGACATTCTGCAGTGCAGGCCTACTTGTTGGGAGCAGAGGTTACATTTTGTTAAATTATGTGCCTAATATCAATTTGAccatgaaaattgaaaaaagaaatgGTTTTGAAGTTGATTTACCTATAGAGTCTCTTCATTTTTTCTGCATGCATTTGGTTTACTTGTATATTAAGCACTACCATTGTCGGCATAGGTTGGATTTGATTCTTTATTCTTTGCACGGATTGACTATCAAGATAGAGCTAAGAGAAAAGATGAAAAAAGTCTTGAAGTTGTGTGGCAGGGTTCTAAGAGCTTTGGTTCATCTTCACAGGTGATTGATTCAAAGTGGTGTATTGTTTATGTTGATGCTGCATATAAAGTTATTGCATTTTCTTTTATCTTGGCCTCTCTCTGTTTCATTCCTCATCCTAATATCCTTTCAAATCCTTAAAATTGTCCATTGATATAGATATTTTCCGGTGCATTCCCTGAGAATTATGAACCTCCCAGTAATTTCTACTTTGAAGTAAACGACGATTCTCCAATAGTTCAGGTAGAATCTGAGTCAAATACTTTAAGAGTTATTAGCTATTGATTGATGATACATGTTATGTAAACTTAAGTCTTTTTTAACTTGAAGGACGATATAAATTTGTTTGACTACAATGTTCCTGAACGAGTAAATGAGTTTGTCTCAGCGGCATTGTCACAGGTATGCaatattcaaatgaaatgaTTAAAgctttttactttttattcaTATGTAAATTGTCATTCAAATGATCAAAGCTTTATCAGTCATAATTGGAAAAGGATTTGAGTCAACAACTCCAATGCCTAATCTGTCTCAGGCCAATATAACGCGCACAAATCATATAATGTGGACAATGGGGACAGATTTCAAGTACCAATATGCAGAGACCTGGTTTAGGCAACTGGACAAATTTATTCACTATGTTAATCAGGTATCTTATCTTCAACTCTTTGCTTAATACAAATTTTTCTTAActtaatttgtgttttttatatGATATTCACTTCTTAGATAAATGACATATTATTAAATGATGTACTATATAGGAAGCCTAATTTTCCATATTCTATCTgctaataaatttaaatcaaaattaagcTTATTTCGCGAAGAGTGCTTTGATGATATACTAATGAGCCAGACGGCTAATGCTTATTTAGGATGGACGGGTTCATGCCTTATACTCAACACCATCAATATATACTGATGCAAAACATGCTGCAAATGAAGCCTGGCCAATCAAGACCGATGACTACTTTCCGTGAGTTCCAAATACAAAATGTGCAATATTAGCATTCTTCTAActtattatttcatatttggACCGTGTATTTATTAGGTATGCTGATCGGGTAAATGGCTACTGGACGGGGTATTTTACAAGTAGGCCTGCCCTCAAAGGTTATGTCAGATGGACGAGTGGCTACTACTTGGTAAGCCTTCTAATTACTGTTTGTTATTTgaagtaattaattatttgattagaTTTGAATAAATCTCATATACTTAAGGGTAATCCTGAGCTCCTCTTTTTATCTGAAAACTATATGTGACTGagcattttaattaatttattcgaCCTTGCATTCCGCTGGACTATTTTGGAATGTTATCTGAACTCCACAAATTGGCTTTTATTAACCTTCCACCTTGAAATAGGCAGCAAGGCAGTTGGAGTATTTCAAAGGGAAGAGTGCTTCAGGTCCTAATACCGACTCTTTGGCTGATGCTTTGGCTATTGCTCAGCACCATGATGCGGTATCTGGTACATCAAAGCAGCATGTAGCTAATGATTATGCGAAACGGCTTTCAATAGGTTACACAGAGGTGATATTTATCTACATacattatttttgaattttatttttattgtcttGCATATAAACTCAACTACTCAAGAAATGTTTTTCATTTTGATGTCTAATTCAGGCCGAGAAAACTGTTGCAGCATCACTCGCTTGCTTGACAGAGGGAGCAACCAAAACCGGCTGTGGAACTCCACAAGTTAAATTTCAACAGGCAAGTAGAACATGCAATATTCCTTCTAATTATTATCTCAGCCTAATTAATTAGCTAACTCTCTAACTGACAGTTCCCAATTGACACCTAACACTAACAAACACCTAACAACATATTTTGAGAAGCGAAATTCTGAATACTTGATGCTGGCGTTGAATTACCAGCCGTGCCTTTTTGTTGTGACCattgattttgattaatattatcTCTTCCCTTTTGTCATTACAGTGTCCACTTCTTAACATAAGTTACTGTCCTGCATCAGAAGTTAACTTCTCGGATGGGAAAAATCTGGTGAGGAGCTATGACATCTAATATTTTGCGTATCAGAGTGCGAGACTATTATCTATTAAGATTTTCATTGATATATGTTGCTTCGGGTGCTGTAGGTTGTCGTTGTTTACAACCCTCTCGGATGGAAAAGAGAGGATGTTATTAGGATTCCAGTGAGTTTCTTCCTTCAATCACCTTTCAATATCTCCATTCTTCTTATATTTTCTGATCTAACTATGTAACATTGTATGAGCTATATAAATATTATCCACTACATGCACAAGCATTTATTCAATACTTTACTTTTATGTGCCAATGTAATGACATCAAAGTGAAGCATTGTGAAGGATGTTTTGACCTTAATATGGAAAATCATAATGCACTTTTTAAGGAGAAAACACTTCCATCCTCAAATACTTATTTTGCCTGACATAGCTTGGTTATCAAACTTGTCACAGGTTGCCAATGAAAAGGTTGTTGTTCGGGATTCTAACGGGAAAAAGGTCCAATCCCAGCTGCTGCCAATACCTGATGCTTTTCTTGGTTTAAGAAACTACCATGCTGCAGCATACCTAGGAATATCTCCAAGTGTAAACCCTAAATATTGGCTTGCATTTTCAGCTATTGTTCCCCCACTTGGTTTTAGCACTTACTATGTATCCAATGCCAAAAAATCAGGTTAGTTCTGATCAGTGATTTCCTTCCTGAGAGTTGTGTAATCACTCTTTCAAATACCTTGCGTTTGCAGCTAATATTTCAGATAGACATATAGCATACAAGTCAGGGAGTCAGAGTGATGGGTTTGAAGTGGGCCTAGGAAACTTGAAACTTATTTACTCTGGGAAGGAAGGGAAACTTACTCAATATATCAATAGAAAAAGAAAGGTATGTGATTTGGTTGTGTAACTTAGACAACAATTTTTAAGGTTAACACAATTCAAAGATATGGTTAATTACGATTTGTGGATAGTTAATGAATATGACAAATTATCACAACTCATTAATCATCAACTGGACACCATTAACCTTAATTTTGAACTTTGTTAACCACAATTTTGAAGTGTATATTTGAGCATGTGGTTAATGGATATTATGTATACTTGAACAATTAAAATTCATGTATATTTGAACATAATTTGGATAGTTAATAGATAACGTGTACAAACACCAGAAAATCATTGTTAAAGATGTTCAAAATCGTGGTTAATTGCCCTCAGTGAATGGTTAATGAGTTGCGACACCTTGTTATATTCATTAATCATTCACTGAACGGAATTAACCACATATGTAAACTGCATTAACTATCCAAATTGTTGTCGAAATTATTGTCAAGTTTGTGTGTCAAAATATCATTTCTCTTATAATTTATCTCTAAATAGAACTAAAACATATGCAAAAATTCAAATGTACTATAAGTTTTATCTGACACTAGTTCTAAGTTTGTGATCTTAATGAAAGGTCAAAGAATCTCTAGAGCAGACATACAAGTACTATCCCTCATATGGAGATGATGGAACAATAACTGCTCAGGTGGATAATGCTTCTTCTATCCTTagaattttgattaatttctCTTTCCCCAAtacttgttttttattattatgataattGGTTTGATCATGAATGCTATAACAAGCTATTGGTTTAAACATTGTCAATTTATAAAGGCGTCCGGAGCATATATTTTTCGCCCCAATGGTTCATCATTTCCCATCAAACCCAACGGAAAGGTGAAATCATATGTGAACCACTTGTGTTCAATTACCAATATTCAGTGGTAACAAGATATTAATAAgttttcatttttctcttaaGTTCAGTCTCCTCTCACAGTTTTGCGGGGACCAATTGTGCATGAAGTGCATCAGAAGATCAATTCATGGATATACCAGGTAGTATTCAgcaatagtttttaaattttttggttaaaatatattatggACTCCGATATatacataattataaaatatttacttacataaactattaaataatttttgaaggTGCAAGTATGTTAACTTTTGAACCTAGTATTTATGGAACCTAGCTTTATCTACACACTTTACAACTTGAGTTTAATAATTATACATAGTGTAACGAGTTTTACACGAATGTTCCATCATGTTTCACCATCTTATTTTGTCATAGTGTAAATATGATTGATTGTCTATGTCAAATTTATTTACACGAtcacaatataattattaagCTAAGCAGGAAAATATCATGAATTATGGTAGGCTTATTCTTTAGCTTCCATTGTTGAAAGTTCCATAGTTATATCAATATTTGACTATTTGTTCAATTTAACAGACTACCAGACTGGTCAAAGGAAAAGAACATGTTGAAGTTGAATTTATTGTAagtctttttgttttattttcttcctGTTTTTCCAATGCAAGTACTCAATAGTCGATACTTTAGagctaatactaataaaatatttgttgacaTTAGGTTGGACCTATACCTATTGACGATGGAGTTGGCAAAGAAATTGCAACTGAGATTAAAACAAATCTAACAAGCAGCAAAACCTTCTATACTGATTCTAATGGACGCGATTTCATTGAACGGGTACGTCAAACATGTTTAGCAATATTTTTCTAGTTAGAGCTTTCCAATGTCAATGCCAAATGTGACAAGTTGTTAATTGTTATGACAATACATACCTTAACAGGTTCGAGACTATAGAAAAGACTGGAACTTGGAAGTAAATCAACCTGTTGCTGGAAATTATTACCCTGTATGTTATGTTGAACTATGTCTATTACAAAATCCTACATTTATTCACATGAAGATTCTTTGGAGCTGTCAATTAATGAAGTTTATTTTCATGTTTCAGATCAACCATGGGATTTACCTGAAAGATAAAAGCAAAGAGTTTTCTGTATTGGTAGATAGGTCTGTGGGCGGTTCGAGCATCCTAGATGGCCAAGTGGAGCTAATGGTTCATAGGTTTGTTATGCACCTATGGTTCATTATGTATCATTCCATATTTCTACCAATCAAATACTCCATCTCATATTAAATGTCACGTTTcaaatatttgtgtcattatttgtcattttagaaCACCAATGAAGCATTAATTACCTTTTTACCCTAatgttcttatttatttattgtatttgaaTTCACCTAACTAGTAGTCCCTTAGCTAATTTATTAATAAGGGTATTTTATTCAGTAAGttcatttctaataaaaattagtttactcgatgattttcttaaaaGATGTGCGCAACATTTAATATGATGTAGAGTGAGTAACTTATTCTCTTTTTCGACTGTTTTATGTAGGAGGTTACTTAATGATGATTCCAGAGGTGTTGCAGAGGCACTAAATGAAACAGTTTGCGTCTCTGATAAGTGCACAGGATTAACAGTGAGAAAATCTAACTAGCCTGAGTTATTGTGTAGCAAGGATCATAGTTTTCACATCTGGTTTTTTCATCATATATACACAATAAATTTTGCAGGTTTTAGGGAAGTACTACTTCAGAATCGATCCTATAGGAGAGGGTGCTAGATGGCGTCGAACATTTGGTCAAGAGATATACTCACCGCTTCTTTTAGCCTTCACAGAGGTGGTTGAGGAATGGTTGTTAAGAAGTGTCTGCCTTTTCATGTGAGCTtaatatatagttaaaataacttctgtttatttttgtcttaataGAGTGAAGGTAACTGGGGAGATTCTCATGTCACAACGTTCTCGGGAATAGATTCCTCTTACAGTTTACCAGAAAATGTTGCCGTAATAACACTCCAGGTGGGTCTGATTGTCGTAGAATTACTCGAAAGAATGTAAAGCAAGTAGACTGTTGAAGATTTACATGATTTTATGTTAAGCCTTCTAATTTATTCTGCAGGATCTTGGTGATGGAAATGTTCTCCTTCGGTTGGCGCACTTATATGAGGTATATTCTCTTTAGCTTTTATCTACTTGTTTATGTTACCTTCTTACATTTTCCCGTTCAATTTCTAACTCATTCAGAATTAATAGGGGTATTGTTCTTGTTTGGTTTGAAATACATATGCAATGAAGCAATCTGGCTTTAACaagttacatatataacttttAGATTAAGTTATTTATCCTTCTCATTCTCTCTTCCttgtttctattattttttagccTTGTTTTTTCACACTGAATTCTGTTTTCTTGACAATGCAAGATTGGTGAGGACATACATCTATCAATTAAGTCAAGTATAGAACTTAAAAAGGTGTTCCGCGATAAACAGGTAGAACAACACGACAACTGATATTACTTTTATAGctgatttttttattcatatggaGCTTTTCATTTGTCTAAGGAGTTTCATgtataatttcatttgtgttcaGATAAACAAAATAACTGAGGTGAACTTATCAGCTAACCAAGAAAGAGCAGAAATGGAGAAGAAGAGATTAGTGTGGCAAGTTAAAGGGTCGTCTCGAGAACCTGAGGTGTCAAGGGGAGGACCAGTTGATCCAGAAAAGCTAATTGTAGAACTTTCTCCCATGGAAATAAGGACCTTCGTTATCAATTTTAATCACTAAAGGTGCATTGGGAGGAATGGATCTATTGTGCTTATATctcattttacaaaaataatattgtccAAAATATATCTTGGGTAAGGTCTCAGATGTTTAATAATTATGATGAGACATGAGGCACAAAATTTTCATGTAATAAAATTAGTGTAAATTGTAGGACAACAGTATCCATTCCCTGAAAACTTATTGAAAAATAAGCAATGTTGTATGCACTCAAATTCAATGCCAATAAATTGCACTAGATTTCAATCCGTATGATGAGCGAAAGTCTTgagatttattttcaaaaatttagtaAGCATTagaaattatatgatatatataatttataagtctcctttagaattaattatttaaaagtttcattttttattttgcttcgTGAACTAACACTCTTATTAAACAAACCTTATATCTTAGTAACAAATGAAATGACTTAGATATCAAATCAAACACAACAATTGTCTTTACAATTTTACTTTACAcaactttatttaaaaatatcatctcaaaataataatagttaattaGATTTATGAATTATAGCGAAGAAAATAGATATTAAAGTGCTAGTCACGTCATAAAAGAATAACTCGAAAAGATATTAAAAGTGGCATTAGcatatataaaattcacaagacaactaaataaattacaaaatagttGAATGATTTGAATTTATAGTAGTAATTACTTTTCTTTCGACGATAATAGTAGTAAAACAAATGTATAACTTAAGTGCAGTTTAAAAAAGACATTTAGAATATAATAATTCTAGAAATATGTGCATttagaatataataattatgGAACCCGATATAAACTTTGTTTTTATTGTATTAGTATGAAAAACAACATTACTCTTCAACATAAGTGATTCCTCCAttccattttaaatatatatctcatTTGAGGTTTGTAcaattatttagaaaataattagttgatttgatttcaatgataaaaaaatttctttactgaaatgtttttattaattgCAGTTAGCGGAAAATTTTGATgagttgaaatataataaataaaagtattagtagaaaaaagtaattaatgttgtattgatattgtaaaatgacaaataatttgagacaaaaaaaaaatagcgaATGAGACATTTAAAATGAGATGCAGGAAATAATTGTTTCCTTGTATAGTTGATTtgtcataataaaataacaatttacaAATTTGTGAAAAATCTAAAACATTTGGTTAAAACCTAATTTGTAGTCTCCGTTCATCTTCAGCTCACATATCTCTTGTGTCGGGTCTTTTTTGTTGAGATATATGGGACAAAAgcaacaaatataatatcacTAATGATACAATTATAATGTATAAGGAAATATTGAAACTTGATTTGGAGAACGCAAAGTTCAAAATATGGATTAGAAGTTTCAAATTATCATGTAGACAAATGTGTTCTTATTATTGTTCCTTAATTACTGTGggaaatttaattttgtaagaATTGTGTAAATTTTAATCATTGTCCAATTAATTtattgcacaaaaaaaaaaattacattgtaACAATGGATCTACTTTGAATGATGGAAATTAGAAACTATCAAGATCTTatggttttaaaaaaagagaGGAAATGACCTAATAAAAAATGTCTGAAAGAAGACAAAACATGCGGTTTATTGAATAAAACATCAATAATTGACattgacataaattaaataaattattattgatattgtaaatGAAAGATAACACAAAAATTATGTAAGTAAATATTAGACATAAAATGAAACACACATTCTTAGTGGCTAGCAATCGTCTATGTAAAAAGAAATATTCGTGAaggagaaaaatatatcaaagtcAGTTATTCAAATGAATATTAACATCAGTTGTACTTCATCAAACACCACAAAAGCACGTCTCGAGATTGTgtgttttcttgaatcttggttcaactaagaaaaaaaaaataaatatttaaacttaCATTTGTTACagaataaattcatatttaataaatgataaatagatAATAGAGAAACGTTTATTGTATTATGACCTCttattaatgtttgttttttgttgaatttttgttgttgttgatgaaataaaatgtaatagaTGAAATGAAATTGTGTACTATgtgaaaaatagaaagaaaatatattatagcTATGACAACTAAACAAATAAGTAAATTGACAAATATAGAATTATGTTACATTTGATTAAGTGTCAAATAAATAGTTtgggagtctattttaatataggctaaattagtcccttaacttaatttcaggtaacgttttagtccttatctttttttttttccgacttggtcctttattttaattttaagtgacaatttgatattttatgttttaaaattttaacaatgttatcattttttatacaaaaattcaaaaaaaaaaaaattcaatcaaaactcataaaattaattatattcttcaatataatacaaatttcatcaaattcgtaacgcaaatcttcaaataaactcatatttttatactttatttgatattattaggaatatcgaaaaaaaaaagataaaatactaaaacgttacctgaaattaaaggaccacaaatgtaatttagcctttaatatattataatagattttatcctcttcttctccttgacatcacattaaatgtttattttcttGATATTATTTCTTCTAGGCATGTAATTGGTTGTGAAAAAATAGAATTCCGTTTTTTGACGTAATCGACTGAATTTGAGAATTATTGTTAGTATTTTAGTTGATTCATTGTATGACATGCTTCAACACTTGTATATGATCACAAGTTGGTAAGGCAAAATAATTCAAAACTTTCTCTATTATGATAAGCACTTATTGAATAACTGTTTAATTGAGCTATTAATTGTATTTAGTTGTGTTGCGAGGTGAGTCTAAAGAGAGAGAATAAATCAAAGGGCCAGTTTAGATTAGATTTATAACTAACGACAGACATGAAAGATCGCAACTATTGCTTCAAATGTGCTCTAAATAACTTCAacgaaaaatataattaaacaaacCAAATACacctctctttttttttcttcttttttttttggctCTCACCTTAGAATAATTATACTTTTAGagcaaaacaaaaagaagaagaaggaacaACGTGACAACaactaaaaaaagaatatataacaTTGTTCTTCACTATGTATTTTGCAAAACTCAACGATTCTCCCATGTTTCGGCAACAGGTTtttttctgtgttttttttttaattttatgttcgTTGAAACATTGTGTCGTGTTGTTGTTCTTTGATTATTTACACAGGTAAAAATGCTAGTTGTTTTTATTTGCATGGttgattcattttttatttagaagcgGGTCATGTAATTAATGTCACGTGCTTTATACAGTTCGTTGTTGTTGCTGTGCTGAGTTATTTATGCATCATGAATTTGTGTGAATTGATTGCTTAATTAATTATGTATCATTAATTATGGGTACGTATAATTTTATATGCAGCTTCAGGGTTTGGAAGAAAATTCAGAATCGTTACGTTCTAGATGCTGGAAATTCTACAAAGGATGTCGAAAGTACACGTGAGTTTTCCATACTATgccatttcatttcattttctttttgttgaacTTTGCAATTTGTAGAATTTGTTCATAGACTCTTCCTCTTGTATATAGTGGCATAACATAAAATTACTGTTCTCATGTTATTAAACTTCTAATGTCTTAATACCTTCAACCTTTATTTAGGGAAGGGCTTGGAGAGGCATATGATGGAGACATTGCATTTGCAACTGCCCTTGAAAATTTTGGGGGAGGGCATAGTGATCCTCTATTTGTAACTTTGGGAGGTAACTCTTATTGTTCTCTTGtcttttc from Cicer arietinum cultivar CDC Frontier isolate Library 1 chromosome 5, Cicar.CDCFrontier_v2.0, whole genome shotgun sequence carries:
- the LOC101490825 gene encoding probable alpha-mannosidase At5g13980 isoform X1 produces the protein MVTSMDIGVWILLFLVGFIHSSESKYIAYNTTSTIVPGKLNVHLVPHTHDDVGWLKTIDQYYVGSNNSIQGACVQNVLDSLIPALLADKNRKFIYVEQAFFQRWWREQSEVVQKTVKQLVNSGQLEFINGGMCMHDEAATHYIDMIDQTTLGHRFIKEEFGVTPRIGWQIDPFGHSAVQAYLLGAEVGFDSLFFARIDYQDRAKRKDEKSLEVVWQGSKSFGSSSQIFSGAFPENYEPPSNFYFEVNDDSPIVQDDINLFDYNVPERVNEFVSAALSQANITRTNHIMWTMGTDFKYQYAETWFRQLDKFIHYVNQDGRVHALYSTPSIYTDAKHAANEAWPIKTDDYFPYADRVNGYWTGYFTSRPALKGYVRWTSGYYLAARQLEYFKGKSASGPNTDSLADALAIAQHHDAVSGTSKQHVANDYAKRLSIGYTEAEKTVAASLACLTEGATKTGCGTPQVKFQQCPLLNISYCPASEVNFSDGKNLVVVVYNPLGWKREDVIRIPVANEKVVVRDSNGKKVQSQLLPIPDAFLGLRNYHAAAYLGISPSVNPKYWLAFSAIVPPLGFSTYYVSNAKKSANISDRHIAYKSGSQSDGFEVGLGNLKLIYSGKEGKLTQYINRKRKVKESLEQTYKYYPSYGDDGTITAQASGAYIFRPNGSSFPIKPNGKSPLTVLRGPIVHEVHQKINSWIYQTTRLVKGKEHVEVEFIVGPIPIDDGVGKEIATEIKTNLTSSKTFYTDSNGRDFIERVRDYRKDWNLEVNQPVAGNYYPINHGIYLKDKSKEFSVLVDRSVGGSSILDGQVELMVHRRLLNDDSRGVAEALNETVCVSDKCTGLTVLGKYYFRIDPIGEGARWRRTFGQEIYSPLLLAFTESEGNWGDSHVTTFSGIDSSYSLPENVAVITLQDLGDGNVLLRLAHLYEIGEDIHLSIKSSIELKKVFRDKQINKITEVNLSANQERAEMEKKRLVWQVKGSSREPEVSRGGPVDPEKLIVELSPMEIRTFVINFNH
- the LOC101490825 gene encoding probable alpha-mannosidase At5g13980 isoform X2, which encodes MVTSMDIGVWILLFLVGFIHSSESKYIAYNTTSTIVPGKLNVHLVPHTHDDVGWLKTIDQYYVGSNNSIQGACVQNVLDSLIPALLADKNRKFIYVEQAFFQRWWREQSEVVQKTVKQLVNSGQLEFINGGMCMHDEAATHYIDMIDQTTLGHRFIKEEFGVTPRIGWQIDPFGHSAVQAYLLGAEVGFDSLFFARIDYQDRAKRKDEKSLEVVWQGSKSFGSSSQIFSGAFPENYEPPSNFYFEVNDDSPIVQDDINLFDYNVPERVNEFVSAALSQANITRTNHIMWTMGTDFKYQYAETWFRQLDKFIHYVNQDGRVHALYSTPSIYTDAKHAANEAWPIKTDDYFPYADRVNGYWTGYFTSRPALKGYVRWTSGYYLAARQLEYFKGKSASGPNTDSLADALAIAQHHDAVSGTSKQHVANDYAKRLSIGYTEAEKTVAASLACLTEGATKTGCGTPQVKFQQCPLLNISYCPASEVNFSDGKNLVVVVYNPLGWKREDVIRIPVANEKVVVRDSNGKKVQSQLLPIPDAFLGLRNYHAAAYLGISPSVNPKYWLAFSAIVPPLGFSTYYVSNAKKSAYKSGSQSDGFEVGLGNLKLIYSGKEGKLTQYINRKRKVKESLEQTYKYYPSYGDDGTITAQASGAYIFRPNGSSFPIKPNGKSPLTVLRGPIVHEVHQKINSWIYQTTRLVKGKEHVEVEFIVGPIPIDDGVGKEIATEIKTNLTSSKTFYTDSNGRDFIERVRDYRKDWNLEVNQPVAGNYYPINHGIYLKDKSKEFSVLVDRSVGGSSILDGQVELMVHRRLLNDDSRGVAEALNETVCVSDKCTGLTVLGKYYFRIDPIGEGARWRRTFGQEIYSPLLLAFTESEGNWGDSHVTTFSGIDSSYSLPENVAVITLQDLGDGNVLLRLAHLYEIGEDIHLSIKSSIELKKVFRDKQINKITEVNLSANQERAEMEKKRLVWQVKGSSREPEVSRGGPVDPEKLIVELSPMEIRTFVINFNH